The genomic window GCCGGTAAACATAGAAGAATGCATAGTAAAATCTGAAACGGTTTGTTGATTTCTACGTTTACTATTCCATGTTTATTAGTAATTTCTCCATTTAGTACGCAGAAAGAGCCTTTTCCAATTTCAGATGAAATGATTCGGAATTTATTGTTATTAATTGTTCCTATAAAAGACTTATCAGTCATCTTTGAAATTAAATTCTCAGAAATTTGAGTTCTTCTTTTTAGCCGTTCTAGAGATTCTGTTGGTTCTCCAAGTATTTTGAAATTATAATTACTTGTTGGTAAAATTTTCATGTTTATGAAACTATTTATTGTCGTTTTTAGCAGTTTCTTTAGCAGCTGGCTTCTTTTTATCGTAATTCAAAGTTTCTTTTCTGACTTTCATTGGGACATTTTTGCCCTTTTCTTCTTCGTCTTTACCTTGTTTAATCAGTTTTTCATTAAGTTCATTTTCTTCTGCGGTAAAAATATCATCTTTAGATTTTATTCTTTCGTCGCCTCGCCAAACCATACCTCGGAGTTTTCGGGCGTTTTCAGGAAGTTCATCTTCAGGGAAAATATCGCCGTCAACTTTATTGAAAAAAGTAATAGTTTCAACAGCATTATTCTCTAAAATCAAATTGATTTTACTGCTTACATTTTTATTAATACCGATAAGCTCATTGGCGTCGTTCCGCATAAAATAAACGACTTCGGTATTCTTGACGACATCGACATCGTGCAGTTTTCCATCTTTGAATTTTCCAAATAAGTTGAGCCCTTTTACTTGGTTATAGCCCGTTCCGAGTGTGTCCTTAGAGATGAGAAAAGTATTATTCAGCACTTTTAGCGAATCAATTTTACGGGTTTTATTATCACCTATCAAGTGCATTACGTCTCCTGTAATCTGGCTCTCGCCATTCCATAAAATCGGCTTTCCAATTAACTTGGTCAAAGCACTTTTAGAATCAGAATGTATAGAGTCGCATTTTCCGCTCATGTCTACTTTGAAGAAACGAACATTGTTAAAAGCGCGTAAAATTCTTTCGCCTTCTTTTCCTGTAACTAATAATTTTTTTCCGTGAATGTAAACCGAATCATTTTCAACCAAATTGATTGCAACGGCTCTTTTCGTAACAAACATGGAATCTTTTAGTTTAAAAAGTTCGGCATAATGTCCTTTTACAATTCCTTTGTTAATAGAATCTGTGATTTTTACATTTCGCGTTGCCGATGCAAATTCTGTGTTTCTGTTATAAAATAAACTATCGCCTTCTATACGCCGATCATCATATTTGATATACGATTTCCTCAGAAAATGAGCTAGGTTTTTCTTTGTATCGTAAAATCCTTTTTCAGTATAAATATAATTGGCTTTACTCGTAATTGTTGAAGGACCAAAGAGATAAGTATGGCCAGAATTACTGTAATAATCCAAATGATTGGATTTGATTACATATTTTGGATTCGTAATAGTAACTTCGGTTAAAAACTGAAATTTCTTTTGTTCCACATAATATCTTCCAGATTTGCTGACCAAAGTATTGTCTTTGTTTACAATTGTTCCTTTAGTATTATAAAAAACTTCCTGAATATTTCTGTCAAAATTAATGGTATCAGTCTGCAATGTGGCATCTGGAGAAGTTAAAACAGCATTTCCTGTTGCAAAAGCTTTTTTTTCGTTACCGCTGTATTCTGCATATTTACTGTTTAAGAATAATGTATCGCCCTGTACTAATTGTACATTTCCAAAAGCTTTTAAATAATTCTCTTTTTGAAAGAAATATGCTTTATTACACGTAAGTACAACACCATCATGGTTAATTCTAACATTACCAGACAATAATAAACCATCAGGTACTAGATCCTGATTAACATCTGCATTATCTGAGTTTTCGATAATAATCTGTTTGGGAGCCTGTGCAGGTTTCTTTTTTGCTTGCGCGGAAATGAACTGAATGCTTAAGAAAGACAGACAAATAAATATGTAAAAGAGTGATTTCTTCAACTGATTAAATTTTTGTCAAATTTATAAAAAAGGTTACAACCTATGACTGTTATTAGGATTAATTTATAATAAGTCATCAACACTAAAAATGACAAATTCCACTACATTTATTTTTTCAACAAAACATAGAACTCTCACGTTGTAGTTGTGCTATTTCACCTTTAAAATGCTGCAATTCAAAAAGAGCTTGTTCTGAATTTTAAAAAATGAGTTACATTTAGGAAATAGTTTTTAATGCGTTCTATTAAGGAGCTTTAAAATTTAAAAACTATATTTAGATTAGCACAATATTATATGATAAGTAAAAGATTAATTACAGCAGGAATTACGTTAACTGTACTATTTTCGGCTTGTAAAACACAAGAATTA from Flavobacterium fluviale includes these protein-coding regions:
- a CDS encoding OstA-like protein, which codes for MKKSLFYIFICLSFLSIQFISAQAKKKPAQAPKQIIIENSDNADVNQDLVPDGLLLSGNVRINHDGVVLTCNKAYFFQKENYLKAFGNVQLVQGDTLFLNSKYAEYSGNEKKAFATGNAVLTSPDATLQTDTINFDRNIQEVFYNTKGTIVNKDNTLVSKSGRYYVEQKKFQFLTEVTITNPKYVIKSNHLDYYSNSGHTYLFGPSTITSKANYIYTEKGFYDTKKNLAHFLRKSYIKYDDRRIEGDSLFYNRNTEFASATRNVKITDSINKGIVKGHYAELFKLKDSMFVTKRAVAINLVENDSVYIHGKKLLVTGKEGERILRAFNNVRFFKVDMSGKCDSIHSDSKSALTKLIGKPILWNGESQITGDVMHLIGDNKTRKIDSLKVLNNTFLISKDTLGTGYNQVKGLNLFGKFKDGKLHDVDVVKNTEVVYFMRNDANELIGINKNVSSKINLILENNAVETITFFNKVDGDIFPEDELPENARKLRGMVWRGDERIKSKDDIFTAEENELNEKLIKQGKDEEEKGKNVPMKVRKETLNYDKKKPAAKETAKNDNK